GGCTGGTGGATGCATGGCCCAACGAAGGCTTTCGGGTGCCTCGGCTGGAAGGTCGCGAACTGCGCGAGTTGATCGGTTGGCATCATGACCTTGTCCGGTTGGCGCGTAGAGACGTCTCCCATGAGCGCGTCGCGGTGATTCAACGTGGGCATGATGGAATTGCCGAGCGGACTTCTCTTCTTTTCGCCGCGCTCAGCGGTGATGCCACGGACATCGAAGCTACCTGGGCGATGGGCAACGCGGCGGCGCGCCTCGGGCCCTACCGCAAAAATGAGGCGGCAATACTTACCGATGTCGATGAGGAGTTGGACAGTATCGAGGCCGCAGTGTTGGGTGGAAACGATGAGAGAGTCGGATCGGCGATCGAGGAATACCATCTTCGTCGCCAATCGGTATCGGACGAACTGGTTCGAGCGGCGCGCGAACACTGATGGCTAGAGACCGCATGCTGATACGCAGGGCATGTCTTGTGCCTCAGTATCTTGCACGATGATTCGATTGAGTCCATGATCGGCGATGCGGGCACATCATTCATGTTCTCCCGCGAGTTGACCGCGCCAGGCAATATGAGCGCCTGTCCAGTAAGGACAGGTGAACGTCGGGAGAAGGCAGCCATCTTGGCCGCCAGACGACGGGCCGCGCTGAAGTGCGACAGACCGGATTACCGGTCGATGCGCGCTGTTGCCCGGGATATTCTTCTTGTCGACGTCCGCTCCGTGTTTTCGCGGCTATCGCCCGCGGCTGGTGGCTGCATCGGCCGCTCACCATGCGCCCATCGACGGCCCGGAGCTGACAGGCCCAGTGCCGCTTCATGCTGGTCTCGAAGACGCGTTTCGTTCGGAGCGAAGCTCGTTGCTGCGCTATTTGGGGCGACGGGCAGGTCCTGATGCTGCTCACGATCTGGTACAGGAGGTCTTCGTGCGTGCGGCGGGAAGCGAGCAGGCGTCTCGGCTTGCCAACCCGGCCGCCTTCGTACGGCGCATCGCCCGAAATCTCCTGATCGACAGGTCACGTCGACGTCAAACGGACGTTACGGTGTTTCCGCTCGACGAGAACCGCGATATTGCAAGTCCGCCCGAGCAGATGCTGGAACTGGAGGCGGCGGATCTGCGGAGGATCTATGAGGACGCTGTTCGAAGTTTGCCGGAAAAGACGCGCTGTGTGTTTTTGCTCAGCCGGGACGACGAACTGACGTATGGGCAGATCGGCGAACGGCTTGGGATCACGGTGGCTACGGTACAATATCATATGGTGCGCGCGATCGCGATCGTCGCCGCGGCGGTGAAGGATCATCGATGACCGGTGAAGAGTGGCCCGGAGGCCATACACCAGGCGCAGCCGCGCTGGACGCCGCAACTTGGTGCGCGCGCATTCGCAACGGGCTGACGGAAGCGGAATTCGCCGATCTGGGAAACTGGTTTCGCACGTCGGACGACAATCGTGCGGCCTTCGAGACCTCGATGTTGGTCGCCCCATTGACGCCGCAACAGCGCGATGCAGTTGAACGCGCATTAATGCACTCGTTTCCGGCGCTGCCCGGCGTAGGGTCGATATCCGCATCCGGCGCGGCGGCGGCTATGTCGCATCACGGCACTGCACGCCAAACCGACCGGCGCCCCGAGCGTAAGAAATCCGGTTTGCGGCCCGCAGTGCTTGCGGCAGCCGCGCTCGCCGCGACGGTGGCGGTGGTCCTGGGGCTTGGCACGAAATTGGTGCCGGCATCGTTGGCCCCATCGGCGCGCGCCGCCACATACGAAACCGGTCATGGTTCGATACGGAGTTTCACCCTGGAAGACGGCTCAGCTTTGACGCTGGATAGCGACAGCCGGATCGATGTCAGCATGAACTCAAGGGCGCGCCATGCCCGACTATTGCATGGACGGGCGCGCCTTTCCGCTGCTCGCGACCGGCGGCCGTTCACGATTGTCGCTGCATCGGGCCGACAGATCGCCTTCGACGGGGTGATCGATATAGGCATCGACGAAGACCAGCTTGTGGACCTGCGGTTGCGGTCAGGAAACGGCCATTTGAAGCCGGATGGCAAGGGCTCAAACGGGCAAGCAGGGGCCATGCCACTGTCTGTCGACCAGCAGGTCGTGTTCCCGGCAGCCGGTGCGACCGCTCCAAAGGTCGTTGCCGCACCTGTTGCCGATACCCGCGCCTGGCCAAGCGGCTTGGTCGATTACAAGGCAATAGCGCTCGTTGCGCTGGTGCGCGATGCCAACCGCTACGCGCGCAGGCCCATTGTTCTCGACGACCGAACCATGGGCAGCCTCACGGTTTCTGGACGTTTCCAACTGACCGATGGCGAGAAGCTGGCTGAACGGCTGGCTGAAGTGTTCGATCTGGTCGTCGTCAGCCACCACGATGGCATCCATCTTCGCCGGAGATGAGAAAAATTTTCATAGCTGACTAACGTCCCCGCCGGGTCCTGCGTCGAACCCCTGTCAGAGCGAGCCCAATGGCAAGCGCTCATGATCGACAGGGACACTCATGACGGGATATCGAATTCAGGCCATGGCGGCGCTGCTCGCTGCAACCACGATGACGGCGGCAGCAACGCCTGCAATCGCGCAAGTCAACGAAACCTACCGGTTCGACCTGCCGACGCAGGATCTGGGAGATGCTCTGCGCACGGTAGCGACCAAGGCAGGTCTGGAAGTCTATGCATCTGCCGAGGATGTGAATGGAATTTCTGCGCCTTCGCTCCAGGGAGACATGACGGCGCGCGAGGCCGTCGATCATCTGCTGGCCGGAACCGGCCTTGTGGCGCGGATCAGGGACGGGTCGATCGTGATCCGGGGCCGATCCGGAGGCTTA
The DNA window shown above is from Novosphingobium sp. P6W and carries:
- a CDS encoding GntR family transcriptional regulator translates to MSPAHVLEPTYDAIRRRLVTGDWQPGFRLEAARLASLLGVSITPVRDSLNRLTGERLVDAWPNEGFRVPRLEGRELRELIGWHHDLVRLARRDVSHERVAVIQRGHDGIAERTSLLFAALSGDATDIEATWAMGNAAARLGPYRKNEAAILTDVDEELDSIEAAVLGGNDERVGSAIEEYHLRRQSVSDELVRAAREH
- a CDS encoding RNA polymerase sigma factor produces the protein MSTSAPCFRGYRPRLVAASAAHHAPIDGPELTGPVPLHAGLEDAFRSERSSLLRYLGRRAGPDAAHDLVQEVFVRAAGSEQASRLANPAAFVRRIARNLLIDRSRRRQTDVTVFPLDENRDIASPPEQMLELEAADLRRIYEDAVRSLPEKTRCVFLLSRDDELTYGQIGERLGITVATVQYHMVRAIAIVAAAVKDHR
- a CDS encoding FecR family protein, with the translated sequence MTGEEWPGGHTPGAAALDAATWCARIRNGLTEAEFADLGNWFRTSDDNRAAFETSMLVAPLTPQQRDAVERALMHSFPALPGVGSISASGAAAAMSHHGTARQTDRRPERKKSGLRPAVLAAAALAATVAVVLGLGTKLVPASLAPSARAATYETGHGSIRSFTLEDGSALTLDSDSRIDVSMNSRARHARLLHGRARLSAARDRRPFTIVAASGRQIAFDGVIDIGIDEDQLVDLRLRSGNGHLKPDGKGSNGQAGAMPLSVDQQVVFPAAGATAPKVVAAPVADTRAWPSGLVDYKAIALVALVRDANRYARRPIVLDDRTMGSLTVSGRFQLTDGEKLAERLAEVFDLVVVSHHDGIHLRRR